Proteins encoded by one window of uncultured Draconibacterium sp.:
- a CDS encoding RagB/SusD family nutrient uptake outer membrane protein, translating into RAELFYESSRFIDLVRWGDAPNVLADCGKYTPEFYGYINGNNTAPQDKDQWRTIKTATIGEGFKSNKHELFPIPAVDLNNNTNLVQNPGW; encoded by the coding sequence GAAGAGCTGAGTTATTTTATGAGAGCAGTCGATTTATTGACCTGGTACGTTGGGGCGATGCACCGAATGTTTTGGCTGACTGTGGTAAATACACTCCGGAATTTTATGGTTATATAAATGGTAATAACACTGCTCCTCAGGACAAGGATCAATGGAGAACTATCAAAACAGCAACCATTGGTGAAGGATTTAAATCCAACAAACACGAGTTGTTCCCGATACCGGCGGTTGATTTAAACAACAATACAAACCTGGTTCAAAATCCGGGGTGGTAA